Within Methanocella sp., the genomic segment TTCGCGCATTAATAGGCTTTTCCGGCCCGAAATCCGTCATATGTGCCGGCATGCTACTGGTTAGAGCCAGTCTCGACATTCGGCGTTTCTTTACGGTTATCCGTTATGTAGTTATCCCGCTTTTTGTCCACAAAGAAGTCTGCCTTTTCGACTTTCTCCGGCCTGATGCTGCTATTCTTGTCGTCCAGCCCGCGGCGCCGGTCAGTCGTCTCCTCGTCGAGGTCTTCGACCTTTTTGAATCCATCTGTCATTTTGTACGACACGGTTTGGCCGCTGTAAAATAGTAATACGCGTAAAATACGATAGAGGACACAGAGCCCGGTATGGGCTTACCCACGTAAAATGAGATTATAACATCAATTAAAGTTTCTATACTAGATGGACTGTATGATAACCGGCACTTTACTTAAGAGCACTGCGGTCGTCTGGCCTATGGCAGAAAAATTCGCCGGTATTTCGATGGGGCTGATGGTCACTGTGGGCGTGACGGGCAACGAGACGTAGGCGAAGGCGGCGACGAAGATGCAGAGTATTGAAAGTATGATGAGCACCAGGAAGATGCCCAGGATGCCGATGAAGGTCAGGCCGATGATCTTCAGTGTATCGTCCATGTGGTCACGCTCTCTATGGCGGTATAAATGCTAGCGTAGAATAAATATTTTATAGTCTTTCCATGCCGGACAATGATTTAAACATAAAGATACATGTTATTATCGTGAGCGAGAATCTTCAAAAAGCGGACTTTGCTGCGGGCTGCTTCTGGCACGTGGAGGAGGCTTTCCGGCATCTCACAGGCGTCGTGTCGACGGCCGTCGGCTACGAGGGCGGCCACACGCAGGGGCCGAACTATAAGGAAGTCTGTACTGATAAGACGGGCCACGCCGAAACTGTCCAGGTAACCTACGACCCGGCGAAAATATCGTACGAGGACCTGCTGAACGTGTTCTGGAGCCACCACGACCCGACGACGCCGAACCGGCAGGGGCCGGACTTCGGCACCCAGTACCGCTCCATCATCTTTTATCACAATAAGGAGCAGGAAGCCGTCGCCCGTGCCTCGAAGAATAAGCTGCAAGAGTCGGGCAAGTTTAAGAAACCCATCGTCACCGAGATCGTCCCGGCCTCGGAGTTCTGGAGAGCCGAGGAGTACCACCAGCAGTACCTGGAGAAAAATAACCTGAAGAGCTGCGGCATCTAGATATCGAAGGACGACAGGCTCGCCTGCTTTTCCTTAGAGTAGGCAGAGATGACGGACTCGATCTCCGTCCAGAGCTCGGCCGACATGGACTTGTGCGCTCTGGCCATGCGTTTCCTAGCACGGGCTTTGCATATCATCCCGATCGCCTGTGCTGCGCCGCTTCTTATCCAGGCGTTGTCGTCGTTTAGTGCAGACTGCAGGGGCTTAATAGCCTTTTTACCAAAGGATGCCAATGCCATACAGGCTGCATTCCGTACCTCCGGGTCACCATCCTCCAGCATGCCTATCAGGGGCTCGATGGCCTTGCTTCCCCTGACCTTTCCCAGCGCTCTGGCCGCCGCCTTACGGACTTCCACGCCCTCGCCGAGTGCCCTGGTGAACGGCGTGGCATACTTGAACGACCGGTAGCTTTCCAGCGCCTCCAGTGCGGCTTCCCGGACTGAGGGCTCCTTATCGCCGATGGCGTACAGCAGGCCCGGCACTGCCTTCTCGTCCTTGATGGCGCCAAGGGCGCGGACGGCCTCTTTCCTTACACTGCCGTCTAAATCGTATAAAAGGTCGAGCAGTGGCCCCGTTGCCTTCTTATCCCTCATCCTGCCCAATGCGGCCACGGCTTTTTTACGCACGTTCACGTCCGGCTCGGACAGCATCCTTATGAGCGCCTTTACAGCCCGCTTATCGCCGATCTTGCCCAGGGCGATGACCGCCTCCAGCCGGATCGCCGGGTCACTGTCTTTGAGCGAGCCCAGGAGCGACCGGAGGATCTTATTATACTCCAGCACTTTGAGGGCGTCATAAGCCGACCGCCGGACGTAGATGCTCTTATCGAGGAGGGCATGAGTGAGGGCGTCGACGACGGAATCGTCGTACTTCCTGCCAGGGTTTCCGATGATCTCGTCCGTTATGGCTAGTGCGGCATACATCCGGACGTAGAAGTTCTCGTCCCTTAGCGCTATGGCGAGCCCCGGTACCGCCTTATGGCCGAGCCTGCGTAACGCCTGGTAGGCTGTCTCCCGGACGTCGTAGTGCTCGTCCCTCAGCGCGTCGACCAGCAGTCCGACCGACTGCCTGTCGCCGAGCCCTTCCAGTTCCTTGACCGCGTATATCCTTACGTTGATATCGTCGCAGCTTAAGGACTGCCTCAGGCCCTCCTTTTCGTCCGGCACAGTGCCTGCGCCGGTCATAGTCTCAATCATAATATGCTCTCGCTAGTAGACCATAAGCAAAGGTTTGTTTAACTACATTCATCCCATAAAAAGCAACTTTTTTTGGTATAAACAATCGAAAAAGCAGCGATAATGCGAAAATCATTATATAAAGCAGTAATTATAACGGATATTATATTTTAATCATTAATACGGTATTCCTGGTAAAAGGATCCGGGGCGGGCAAAAAAGATGGGGTGCCCGCCTCATAGGTTGGGGATGTTGTGGATGGTATCGCAGCCTGGCCCTGAATCGTGTAGGGCGTGTGCGATATGTTTCAGTCTAAACCCTAATATCGCATGGTGGTTTATATATTCTGACCAAGTGCATGCTGAAAGTAATCAAATTTATGCCCTGCAAAGGCTTCATATAATTTCTGTATGACGATTATTACTTTCGGGACGAAAGCTTAAATACCGTTCAAGGCGTTGGATTAGCAGATGATCGCCGGGACCTTCGATACGCTGTCTGAAGCGTGGTACTACGCCATAAGGGAGATCTACAACAATGGCTTGCTCGTGGAGACTGAGTACGGCATCAAGGCGAAGTGCGTCAACGGCATGCTCCTGGAGATCAAGAACCCCGTTCAGGTGTGGCATAAGAAAGACCCCTTCTGCAGCAAGGAGCGCATCGAGTTCTATAAAAAACAGTTCAAGCGCGAGTCGGCCGGAAAGCACGGCTTCGAGTACACTTATATCGACCGTTTAGTTAACTATGAAGGCTTCGACCAGCTTAAGTGGATGAGCGAGCAATTGCAGAAAAACCGGTATGAGTCGAAGCGCATTCAGGCCATAACTTGGATGCCGAAGGTG encodes:
- a CDS encoding HEAT repeat domain-containing protein, with amino-acid sequence MIETMTGAGTVPDEKEGLRQSLSCDDINVRIYAVKELEGLGDRQSVGLLVDALRDEHYDVRETAYQALRRLGHKAVPGLAIALRDENFYVRMYAALAITDEIIGNPGRKYDDSVVDALTHALLDKSIYVRRSAYDALKVLEYNKILRSLLGSLKDSDPAIRLEAVIALGKIGDKRAVKALIRMLSEPDVNVRKKAVAALGRMRDKKATGPLLDLLYDLDGSVRKEAVRALGAIKDEKAVPGLLYAIGDKEPSVREAALEALESYRSFKYATPFTRALGEGVEVRKAAARALGKVRGSKAIEPLIGMLEDGDPEVRNAACMALASFGKKAIKPLQSALNDDNAWIRSGAAQAIGMICKARARKRMARAHKSMSAELWTEIESVISAYSKEKQASLSSFDI
- a CDS encoding thymidylate synthase, whose amino-acid sequence is MIAGTFDTLSEAWYYAIREIYNNGLLVETEYGIKAKCVNGMLLEIKNPVQVWHKKDPFCSKERIEFYKKQFKRESAGKHGFEYTYIDRLVNYEGFDQLKWMSEQLQKNRYESKRIQAITWMPKVDCMKKEDQPCFQRIWVFPHRNNKLDVHIHYRSWDMFKAFEANLIAFQELVKDELIGPTDFMLGTLRCIGDNVHIYEDDFQAAEEVLRP
- the msrA gene encoding peptide-methionine (S)-S-oxide reductase MsrA; protein product: MPDNDLNIKIHVIIVSENLQKADFAAGCFWHVEEAFRHLTGVVSTAVGYEGGHTQGPNYKEVCTDKTGHAETVQVTYDPAKISYEDLLNVFWSHHDPTTPNRQGPDFGTQYRSIIFYHNKEQEAVARASKNKLQESGKFKKPIVTEIVPASEFWRAEEYHQQYLEKNNLKSCGI